ACGCGTCGGGGCGTCGGCATGTGTACAGCCGCACAGCGCCAGCAGCAAGGCAAGGCACAAGGTGGTGGGTCGCATCGGCGCGGGTTCCCCGGGAAGTCTGCGCAGGCTAACGGCGCAGGATCTCGGTGACAACGGATGGCCGTGTCCGCATGGACGGGACAGGGTGGGTCAGCGGCGACGCCGGACCAGATCGCGTGCCAGCACGCCGACCACGATCAGGTTGATCGCCAGCACGGCCCAGGCGGTCCAGCCAGGATGGCGGACGATGGCGTAGATATCGAATGGCAGATAGATGGCGGCCGACAGGCAGCCCAGCAGCGAGGCCCAGGCCTTGGCGCGCCACAGGCCCCAGGCTTCCACCACATGCAGCAGGCCGTAGGCCAGCATGGCGGCAGCGGCCAGATGCACGGCATCGGGGTTGATGGTCTTGAGCAACGACGGCAGAGCGCCGTGGTCGGGATCCAGGTTGAAGCGGCGGATCAGCGTACTGACCGCATGTTGCAGCGGGAGCGGGCCCAGAATTTCCAGGCCCGTCGCCGCCAACAGCGCAAGCGCCCCCTTGACCGCCTCGAGCAGGGCGATCGCATGAAGGCCCGGATGCGCACGCGGATCCGGGCTGTAAGGCTTGCGCTGCACGAGCGTGAACGCCAGGGCTTAGCCGGAACGGCCAGCGCGCTTGCGCTCGTTCTCGGTCAGGTGCTTCTTGCGCAGGCGGATTTCCTTCGGGGTGACTTCGACCAGCTCGTCGTCCTCGATGAAGTC
The window above is part of the Xanthomonas campestris pv. badrii genome. Proteins encoded here:
- a CDS encoding DUF2127 domain-containing protein, with protein sequence MQRKPYSPDPRAHPGLHAIALLEAVKGALALLAATGLEILGPLPLQHAVSTLIRRFNLDPDHGALPSLLKTINPDAVHLAAAAMLAYGLLHVVEAWGLWRAKAWASLLGCLSAAIYLPFDIYAIVRHPGWTAWAVLAINLIVVGVLARDLVRRRR